CCATAGCATCAAGGGTGGGGAAGGCGCTAATGTAGTGGCTTCTTCCTGCCAAATCGCCCTCAAGGCCAATAACCCTGAGGCGGCCGAAGCCTATTGCCAAGCCAAAGACTGGCCAGTCAAGGTGGTTAGCGACAGCGAAATGGTCGTTATCCAGGTCAAGGGTAAGGCGGCTCATTCTTCGGTACCTGAATTAGGGGCCAATGCCATTGTCCGGGCCTTAGATATTGCGGCTAATGCCTATGGCGACAACTACGCTAGCCAGCTTCTTGATCGCGTAGGGGCCAGTGATGGCTCTGGTTTATGCATTAACTCATCAACAGAAAAAATGGGGGCCTTAACCTTTAACCTAGGAACCCTAGTCCTTGACGGTAAGGGGGCTTACCAGATGGAAGTCGATATCCGTTACCCTGATGTCTGGACCAGTGACCAGCTCTATGACCGGGTTAAGGGACACTTCCCAGAGGCTCACTTTGAGACCACTTTTGATGTTCCTTGGACCTTGGTGGATGCTAAGCGACCAGCCATCCAGGCTCTGCTCAAGCAATTTGAAGAAGTCTTCCCTTCAGAAGACCAAGAACCCACTGTCAGTGGTGGGGTAACCTACAGTAAATATATTCCTAATTGTGTAGGCTTTGGTGCTGCTATGGCTGATGACCCCACAGTCGCCCACCAAGCCAATGAGTGGATAGACTTAAGTAATCTAGAAGATTTGCTCCGACTCTACACCCAAGTCATTATTGAATTAGGACAGATGGACGACTTGTAAGCAGAGAATTGAGGGCTTAGTGACTAGGTTTATAACTTTTTGAATATGAGAGGCTTCCCTAGTCAATAGTGATGTTTATATAAAAAAGGCGACGAATTCTAGAATGAATTTTGTCGCTTTTTTTTCTTGGAATTTCGCTATTTGTCATACTTGTCAGGCACTTTCCTTAACTTTTTATTTATAAAAACTTTAAATAATCTTTTATAAGTTATTGCTTTTTTCCTCCTCGAGGCGTATATTTTTGGATAACTTACTTTGAGGAGGTAAAGAAAATGAAGGTAAGAAAATTAGTTATAAGTTTATTGTCCCTTTCAGCTCTTGCTTTAGCGGGCTGTAGTCAAAATAGTAAGGCTAATGAGAAGATCGTTCACCTCACCGAGGCTCAGGAAATCTCCACCCTAGACTCGACCACGGTTGAAGATACAGGGAGCTCTGCCTATATTGGTCACATGCAAGACCCCTTGTACTGGGAAGACGAAAATAATAAGGTCACACCAGCCTTAGCTAAAGAAATGCCTGAGAAGTCTGAAGATGGTTTAACTTACACCATTAAAATGCGCGATGACGCCAAATGGTCTAACGGGGATCCAGTCACTGCCAATGACTTTGTTTATGCCGTTCAACGCCTAGCCAACCCAAAAACTGGTGCTTCTTATGCTTACTTAGTAGAGAACTTCGAAAATGCTGAGGGCGTTCTCAAGGGCGACCGCCCCGTAGAAGACTTAGGGGTTAAGGCCTTGGATGACCATACTGTAGAAATTAAGTTAGCTAAGCCAGTCCCATATATGGACCACTTACTTGCCTTCACTAATTTCTCACCATTAAACAAGAAATTTGTGGAAGAAAAGGGTGACGCTTACGGGAGTAATTCTGAAAACGTCCTCGCTAGTGGTCCTTTCAAGGTGGAAGACTGGGATGGTACTGGACTTAACTGGAAATTAGTCAAAAACCCAGACTACTATAATGCGGACAAGGTTAAAATCGATGGCGCCGATGTTCAAGTCATCAAGGAAATCTCTACCCGGGTGAACCTATTTGAGAATGGTGAAGTCGACAATACCATTCTGAGTGGAGAGTTAGTCCGTCAATACAAGGATAATCCTAACCTGAACTTCAAACCTAAGGCCTCAATTTCTTACATTGGTGTTAATCACAAGAATCCATTGCTGGCTAATAAGGACTTCCGTCTTGCGCTTGACTACGCCTTGGATAATAAAGAATATACCGAACAAATCCTAGCGACCGGTTCAACCCCAATTTCAACCTTTGTGCCTAAGGGCCTAGTCAAGAACCCAGAAACTGGGGCTGACTTAGTGGATGATGCCAATATCGAGCCAAAAGTTGATGTTAACAAGGCCCAAGAACTCTGGGAAAAGGCTAAAGCTGCTGTTCCACAAGATTCCTACCGCCTACGTATCTTATCTTCTGACGATGAAGGCTCCAAGCGTGTGGGTGAATACTTCCAAGGACAATTAGAAAATAAATTACCTGGCCTCAAAGTAGACTTAATTACTGTCCCTGGTAAGAACCGGATTGCTGCACAAAGATCAGGGGACTTCGACCTGGTTCTCGCTGGTTGGTTGGGAGACTATGCCGATGCTTCTAACTTCTTAGATTGCTGGAAGACTGACAATCCAAATAATGACGGCAAGTATTCGAATCCTAAATATGATGAATTATTAAACAGAGCCTCTGACCAAGATGCCAATGATCCGCAAGCCCGTTACAATGACTTCTTAGAAGCGCAAAAGATTCTGGCCGAAGATGAAGGAATCATTGTCCTTAACCAAGGGGTAACCGCTGAATTACGTAACCCACGTGTCAAAGGGGCGACCTACCGTTCCGTTGGTAATGAGTTTGACTACCGTACCGCGACAATTGATAATTCAGCCGCTGAAAAATAATCTCAACTAAATAAGTACATCACTAAGCAGGAGTAGTTTCCCTGACGCATTAGAAACAGGGGGGGGCTGCCCCTGTTTTTTGTTTTTACTGATTTTATATATGAAAATTAGTGAAAAATATGTCAGCTTGCAGAAAACGTTCACAATGTATCTTTTTGTGCTAAAAATTAGTGAAAATGATTGATTTTTCTGACAGTTTAGGGTATATTATCCCATACGAATTATATTTATTTTAGGGGAGGAAAAATATTATTATGAAGTTTAAGAAACTCGCTGTGACGGTCTTAGCTTCTGCAGCCTTAGTACTTAGTGGCTGTGGGCAGGGCCAAAGCCAAAACCAGAATGTTATTCGTCGGACTGAATTACAGGAAATGACTACCCTAGACTCTACCCGGGTAGAGGATGTGCAAAGTGCTAACTACATTGGTCACATGCAAGATCCTTTATATTGGGAAGATGAAAATAACGAAGTGCATCCGGCTTTAGCCAAGGAAATGCCAGAAAAGTCTGAAGATGGCTTAACTTACACCGTTAAGATGCGCGATGACGCTAAATGGTCCAATGGAGACCCTGTCACCGCTCACGACTTTGTCTATGCTGTCCAACGCTTAGCCAATCCAGAAACTGGGGCTACCTATGCTTACCTAGTGGAGAATTTCGAAAATGCGGAAGAAGTGTTAAAAGGCGACCGCCCAGTAGAAGACTTAGGTGTAAAAGCTTTAGACGATTACACCATTGAAATCAAATTATCTCGCCCAACCCCATACATGGAACATCTATTAGCCTTCACCACCTTCTCGCCACTTAACCAAAAATATGTGGAAGAAAAAGGTGATGACTACGGAACCAACTCCGATAATGTCCTAGCCAATGGGCCTTTCAAGGTGGAAGACTGGGATGGTACCGGCTTAACTTGGAAATTAGTCAAGAATGACGACTACTACAATGCTGACCAAGTGAAAGTGGACGGTGCTGAAGTCCAAGTCATTAAAGAAGACTCCACTACCGTGAACCTCTTTGAAAATGGGGAAGTGGATAATGCGCTCTTACGTGGTGAATTAGTCCGTCAATATAGTGACCACCCACACCTTGAATACCGTCCAACTGCTTCAACTTACTACATCGAGTTGAACCAAGAAAATCCATTATTAGCTAATAAAGACTTCCGTGAAGCTTTAAACTATGCGATCGATAATAAGGAATACGCTGAACAAATTAAAGCAGACGGCTCAGTCCCACTAAGTACCTTAGTGCCTAATGACTTGGTCCACAACCCTGAAACGGGAGAAGATTTCACCAAGGACGCTGGCATTGAACCAAAATATGACCCTGAAAAGGCCAAAGAACTCTGGGAAAAAGTTCAAAAAGAACTGCCACAAGACTCTTACAGCATTCGTTTACTCTCTTCTGATGACGAAGGCTCTAAGCAAGTGGGGGAATACCTCCAAGGTCAAATCCAAAATAACCTCCCTGGCTTAAAAGTTGACTTAATCACTGTGCCAGGTAAGAACCGGATTGCCCAACAAAATGCTGGTGACTTTGATATGGCTATTTCTGGCTGGTTGGCTGACTATGCTGATGCCTCGAACTTCCTTGACCTATTCACGACTGGTCACTCCAATAACCATGGCAACTATTCTAATCCAGCCTATGACCAATTATTAGAAAAAGCGGCCAATGAAGATGCTAATGACCCTCAAGCGCGTTACAATGACTTCATTGAAGCACAACGTCTCTTAGCCGCTGATGAAGCTACGATTGTTTTATCACAAAAACAAGATGCTGAACTCCGGAACCCACGTGTTCAAGGCATCACTTACCGTCCTGTCGGAAATGAATTTGACATCCGTACAGCGACTATTGATAATTCTGCCAATGAATAACAGCTAAATGGCTGACTTTAAAAGGCGCCGCTACTTTCGAGTTGGGCGTCTTTTTTGTTTTTCTGCTTATAAAGGGGGATTACTTCTTATAAAAGGAAGTTTTCAAAAACAGCTGTATTTATTCATTTAAAAAATATTCAAAATAGTTTGACAATTTATCTCTAATAGGGTATTTTATTAGATAAATAAATTTTTAAGGGGAGATAAATATGAAAGTAAAACGTAGTGCTTTGCTCCTTGCCACGGCTGCTAGTCTTTTCTTGGCAGCATGCAGTGGACAAGAAAGTGCAGGAAACAAGAGTGGAAAAAATTCGACCATTAACTATGCTGTTAACACCGAACTATCGACACTCGATTCTGGGACTGTAATGGATATTAACGCGGCAAATTATATTGGCTTAGTCCAGGAAGGGCTCTATTGGGAAAATGAAAAGAATGAAGTCCAACCAGCCTTAGCCAAGGAAATGCCAGAAAAATCAGAAGACGGTTTGACTTATACCGTTAAGATGCGTGACGATGCCAAGTGGTCGAACGGGGACCCTGTGACTGCCCATGACTTTGTCTATGCCATTCGTCGCCTGGCTGACCCTAAAACAGGGGCGGCTTACTCC
This genomic stretch from Aerococcus mictus harbors:
- a CDS encoding Sapep family Mn(2+)-dependent dipeptidase, with the protein product MVKIDYKQYVDALIKDIQNLVQIPSVRNLDQASEGAPYGPAVAQAVEWLEEKAQSDGFETKNYQGHVLSIEPKNNGQGQRVEIACHLDVVDVAAGWEDDPFSGKIVDNRLYGRGSDDMKRADMLVYYALKIIRDYQIPLKNQLVWLYGTDEECNMDDMKYFRQQASEPSFAFTPDGNFPLSIGEKGALTWTISGQWPADSLVHSIKGGEGANVVASSCQIALKANNPEAAEAYCQAKDWPVKVVSDSEMVVIQVKGKAAHSSVPELGANAIVRALDIAANAYGDNYASQLLDRVGASDGSGLCINSSTEKMGALTFNLGTLVLDGKGAYQMEVDIRYPDVWTSDQLYDRVKGHFPEAHFETTFDVPWTLVDAKRPAIQALLKQFEEVFPSEDQEPTVSGGVTYSKYIPNCVGFGAAMADDPTVAHQANEWIDLSNLEDLLRLYTQVIIELGQMDDL
- a CDS encoding peptide ABC transporter substrate-binding protein; the protein is MKVRKLVISLLSLSALALAGCSQNSKANEKIVHLTEAQEISTLDSTTVEDTGSSAYIGHMQDPLYWEDENNKVTPALAKEMPEKSEDGLTYTIKMRDDAKWSNGDPVTANDFVYAVQRLANPKTGASYAYLVENFENAEGVLKGDRPVEDLGVKALDDHTVEIKLAKPVPYMDHLLAFTNFSPLNKKFVEEKGDAYGSNSENVLASGPFKVEDWDGTGLNWKLVKNPDYYNADKVKIDGADVQVIKEISTRVNLFENGEVDNTILSGELVRQYKDNPNLNFKPKASISYIGVNHKNPLLANKDFRLALDYALDNKEYTEQILATGSTPISTFVPKGLVKNPETGADLVDDANIEPKVDVNKAQELWEKAKAAVPQDSYRLRILSSDDEGSKRVGEYFQGQLENKLPGLKVDLITVPGKNRIAAQRSGDFDLVLAGWLGDYADASNFLDCWKTDNPNNDGKYSNPKYDELLNRASDQDANDPQARYNDFLEAQKILAEDEGIIVLNQGVTAELRNPRVKGATYRSVGNEFDYRTATIDNSAAEK
- a CDS encoding peptide ABC transporter substrate-binding protein translates to MKFKKLAVTVLASAALVLSGCGQGQSQNQNVIRRTELQEMTTLDSTRVEDVQSANYIGHMQDPLYWEDENNEVHPALAKEMPEKSEDGLTYTVKMRDDAKWSNGDPVTAHDFVYAVQRLANPETGATYAYLVENFENAEEVLKGDRPVEDLGVKALDDYTIEIKLSRPTPYMEHLLAFTTFSPLNQKYVEEKGDDYGTNSDNVLANGPFKVEDWDGTGLTWKLVKNDDYYNADQVKVDGAEVQVIKEDSTTVNLFENGEVDNALLRGELVRQYSDHPHLEYRPTASTYYIELNQENPLLANKDFREALNYAIDNKEYAEQIKADGSVPLSTLVPNDLVHNPETGEDFTKDAGIEPKYDPEKAKELWEKVQKELPQDSYSIRLLSSDDEGSKQVGEYLQGQIQNNLPGLKVDLITVPGKNRIAQQNAGDFDMAISGWLADYADASNFLDLFTTGHSNNHGNYSNPAYDQLLEKAANEDANDPQARYNDFIEAQRLLAADEATIVLSQKQDAELRNPRVQGITYRPVGNEFDIRTATIDNSANE